A genome region from Desulfobulbaceae bacterium includes the following:
- a CDS encoding glycosyltransferase family 2 protein, whose amino-acid sequence MKLIVQIPCLNEEHTLPQTVADIPRQIEGIDQVEILIIDDGSTDRTVEVAREIGVDHIVCNLNNKGLAASFRIGLDACLRLGADIIVNTDGDNQYQGKDIAKLVAPIVNGTADIVIGDRQTDTIPHFDLHKKLLQKFGSAIVRILSGANIPDAVSGFRAFSRDAAMQLNILTHYSYTVETILQAGKRNLAVASVGIGTNPKTRESRLVKNIPSFVINQFNTMTRMYAMHQPLRYFFIMSLIIMVGGLVPMVRYFFFYIKGLGDGHIQSLILGSVLLMIGFQVLVMGFIGDVISFNRRLIEEALIRIKRIEIDHLGKGTQVSQLKTHFQSHKTKSH is encoded by the coding sequence ATGAAACTCATCGTCCAGATCCCCTGCCTCAATGAAGAACATACCCTGCCTCAGACTGTGGCCGATATTCCTCGCCAGATCGAGGGCATCGACCAGGTCGAGATCCTGATTATCGATGACGGCAGCACCGACCGCACCGTCGAGGTAGCCCGAGAGATCGGCGTGGATCATATCGTCTGCAACCTCAACAATAAGGGGCTTGCCGCCTCCTTCCGCATCGGCCTTGATGCCTGCCTGCGCCTAGGGGCGGATATCATCGTCAATACTGATGGAGATAACCAGTACCAGGGCAAAGACATCGCCAAGCTGGTCGCCCCAATTGTCAATGGCACAGCCGACATTGTCATCGGCGACCGCCAGACCGACACCATCCCCCACTTTGACCTCCACAAGAAACTGTTACAGAAATTCGGCAGCGCCATTGTCCGCATCCTCTCCGGAGCCAACATCCCGGACGCTGTCAGCGGCTTCCGGGCCTTCTCCCGCGACGCCGCCATGCAGCTCAATATCCTGACCCATTACTCCTACACGGTGGAGACCATCCTCCAGGCCGGTAAACGCAATCTGGCGGTAGCCAGCGTAGGCATTGGCACCAACCCCAAAACCCGCGAATCAAGATTGGTTAAAAACATTCCGAGCTTCGTCATCAACCAGTTCAACACTATGACCCGCATGTACGCCATGCACCAGCCGCTGCGATACTTTTTCATCATGAGTCTGATCATTATGGTGGGCGGATTAGTGCCAATGGTTAGATACTTTTTCTTTTACATTAAAGGACTTGGTGATGGTCACATCCAATCTTTGATCCTGGGGAGTGTTCTCCTTATGATTGGCTTTCAAGTTCTAGTTATGGGTTTTATTGGTGATGTCATCTCTTTTAATCGCCGCCTGATAGAAGAGGCCTTGATCAGAATTAAACGGATTGAAATTGACCATCTGGGCAAAGGCACCCAAGTTAGTCAGCTCAAAACTCATTTCCAATCGCACAAAACCAAGAGCCACTAA
- a CDS encoding type II toxin-antitoxin system HipA family toxin, protein MRQETRQSDSRPILPRLKFTNLTTPYALLIQKTTTSAKPWKSSGSRIGSVKKRKSVLTSNVFERIVFIDLPEEKESVPAGLFTLDIELGVGSFQYGRRYVQRPNAIAIDPINLPLTGNKYITRINGGIFGILRDVLPDSWGKYIMAKHLGLPFGTLKDYEFIDLISTNAVGAISFGATPEKATTMEEEAISLSDLAKVATIIDQALDDQELPPEILHLLRQGTSLGGAQPKCTVTIDNEEWIAKFESSKTAVKYPGIEYATMTLAKKAGIKVPEIRLESVAGRSIYLIKRFDRERGRRLPFMSAFALSNLDLDELERGSYPEIASHMRKFVSHVQEDHHQLFRRMVFNIFVRNEDDHLRNHGFIYHNDWRLSPAYDIVPIPARRRAQDTFHLALNIGDQGSMASAKNLLSQCERFSLSQEQAHEIIDQIENTVQDWESEMTQAAVSKSDQEAIRWCFEGFRR, encoded by the coding sequence TTGAGGCAGGAGACCCGTCAGTCAGATTCGAGACCTATCTTGCCGCGCTTGAAGTTTACCAACTTAACTACACCTTACGCTTTGCTGATCCAGAAGACGACCACATCGGCCAAGCCCTGGAAAAGCAGCGGCTCCCGCATCGGGTCCGTGAAAAAAAGGAAAAGCGTCTTGACTTCTAATGTCTTCGAGAGGATCGTTTTTATCGATCTTCCGGAAGAAAAAGAATCGGTTCCTGCCGGACTGTTTACCTTGGATATCGAGCTTGGTGTGGGCTCTTTCCAATACGGACGACGCTACGTCCAACGCCCGAACGCCATTGCCATCGATCCGATCAATCTGCCCCTGACCGGCAATAAGTACATTACCCGGATAAACGGCGGCATCTTTGGCATCCTTCGTGATGTCCTCCCAGACAGCTGGGGCAAGTACATCATGGCTAAACACCTTGGCCTGCCCTTCGGGACCTTGAAGGATTATGAGTTTATCGATCTGATTTCCACCAATGCAGTAGGGGCGATCTCCTTTGGTGCGACCCCGGAAAAAGCCACGACCATGGAAGAAGAGGCCATTTCCTTATCCGATCTAGCCAAGGTGGCCACGATTATTGACCAGGCCCTCGACGACCAGGAACTGCCCCCGGAAATCCTGCACCTGCTCCGTCAGGGGACTTCTCTTGGCGGCGCGCAACCGAAATGCACGGTGACCATTGATAACGAAGAGTGGATCGCCAAATTTGAGAGCAGTAAGACCGCGGTAAAATATCCAGGCATTGAATACGCCACCATGACCCTGGCCAAAAAAGCAGGGATCAAGGTCCCGGAGATCCGCCTTGAGTCAGTAGCAGGACGATCAATCTACCTGATCAAGCGTTTCGACCGGGAGCGTGGACGACGCCTACCATTCATGAGCGCCTTTGCCCTGAGCAATCTCGATCTTGATGAACTTGAACGCGGCTCATATCCTGAGATCGCCAGCCACATGCGTAAATTTGTCAGCCACGTCCAGGAAGATCACCATCAACTTTTTCGAAGGATGGTCTTCAATATATTTGTCAGAAACGAGGACGACCATCTCCGCAATCACGGATTCATCTATCACAATGACTGGCGGCTCTCTCCGGCGTACGATATCGTACCGATTCCTGCCCGCAGGAGAGCACAGGATACCTTCCACCTGGCGTTAAACATCGGAGATCAGGGCTCGATGGCGTCGGCAAAAAATCTCCTCAGCCAGTGTGAACGGTTCAGCTTGAGCCAGGAACAGGCTCATGAGATTATCGACCAGATCGAAAATACCGTCCAGGATTGGGAGTCAGAGATGACTCAAGCAGCGGTAAGTAAAAGTGACCAAGAAGCGATCCGCTGGTGTTTTGAGGGCTTCAGGAGATGA
- a CDS encoding helix-turn-helix domain-containing protein — protein MVLSHEMQSRLHQIGNNLQIARKRRKKSVKQAAEMMGTSVSSVRRIEAGDPSVRFETYLAALEVYQLNYTLRFADPEDDHIGQALEKQRLPHRVREKKEKRLDF, from the coding sequence GTGGTCCTTTCTCATGAGATGCAGTCCAGACTTCACCAAATCGGCAATAATCTGCAAATTGCTCGAAAACGACGGAAAAAGAGTGTCAAACAAGCTGCGGAGATGATGGGCACATCGGTATCCTCAGTGCGCCGAATTGAGGCAGGAGACCCGTCAGTCAGATTCGAGACCTATCTTGCCGCGCTTGAAGTTTACCAACTTAACTACACCTTACGCTTTGCTGATCCAGAAGACGACCACATCGGCCAAGCCCTGGAAAAGCAGCGGCTCCCGCATCGGGTCCGTGAAAAAAAGGAAAAGCGTCTTGACTTCTAA
- the rfbB gene encoding dTDP-glucose 4,6-dehydratase, with amino-acid sequence MPSSHILVTGGAGFIGANFVHYWLATHPTDRVMVLDALTYAGNLANLTPAEENPNYRFVHGNILDLELATRLLKEEEINTIVHFAAESHVDRSIHGPDAFIETNVIGTHTLLKAAKSVWLDNGSGCDHRFHHVSTDEVYGSLGSYDPAFTETTAYAPNSPYSASKASSDHLVRAYHHTYGLNISTSNCSNNYGPYQFPEKLIPLVTVNILHGKPLPIYGDGLNIRDWLYVDDHCRGIDLVLNKGRIGEVYNIGGNNEWTNIDIVRLICRLVDEAFATNQDLPGRFPSAPASQGNSAESLITFVKDRLGHDRRYAIDAAKCRAELGYEPRESFETGIRKTIAWMFDHESWWRAVMDGSYREWLDRQYGD; translated from the coding sequence ATGCCCTCATCCCATATCCTTGTTACCGGTGGAGCCGGTTTTATTGGCGCAAACTTTGTTCACTACTGGCTGGCAACCCACCCAACCGACCGGGTGATGGTGCTGGATGCACTGACCTATGCCGGGAACCTCGCAAATCTTACCCCTGCCGAGGAAAACCCTAACTATCGTTTTGTCCACGGCAATATCCTTGATCTTGAGCTGGCAACGCGCCTGCTCAAAGAAGAGGAAATCAACACCATCGTCCATTTTGCCGCCGAATCCCATGTCGACCGCTCCATCCACGGGCCCGATGCCTTTATCGAGACCAACGTCATCGGCACCCACACTCTACTCAAGGCAGCAAAGTCGGTATGGCTTGACAACGGCTCCGGCTGTGACCACCGATTTCACCACGTCTCTACCGACGAGGTTTACGGCTCCCTCGGATCTTACGATCCGGCCTTTACCGAAACAACAGCCTATGCCCCTAACTCACCCTACTCGGCCAGCAAGGCGAGCTCCGACCACTTGGTCCGCGCCTACCATCACACCTATGGCCTAAATATCTCCACCAGTAACTGCTCAAACAATTATGGCCCCTATCAATTCCCCGAAAAACTGATTCCGCTGGTGACCGTCAACATCCTCCACGGTAAACCCCTGCCGATCTACGGCGACGGCTTGAATATCCGAGACTGGCTCTATGTGGATGACCATTGCCGGGGAATCGACCTGGTGCTGAACAAGGGCAGGATCGGTGAGGTCTACAATATCGGCGGCAATAACGAATGGACCAACATCGACATCGTCCGCCTGATCTGTCGCTTGGTAGATGAGGCCTTTGCCACAAATCAGGATCTCCCCGGCAGATTTCCCTCAGCCCCGGCCAGTCAGGGAAACTCAGCAGAATCATTGATTACTTTTGTCAAAGATCGCTTAGGCCACGACCGCCGCTACGCCATCGATGCCGCCAAATGCCGCGCCGAATTAGGTTACGAACCCCGGGAATCCTTTGAGACCGGCATCCGCAAGACCATCGCCTGGATGTTCGACCATGAGTCATGGTGGCGGGCCGTGATGGACGGCTCCTACCGGGAGTGGCTGGATCGACAGTATGGCGACTGA